The Panicum hallii strain FIL2 chromosome 5, PHallii_v3.1, whole genome shotgun sequence genome contains the following window.
AAAAACTTGTGTTTTCCTTCAGCTTCGGCTTGCCAAATTGTGGCACTTCTGAATGTGCTATAGCACCCCTGAAACTGCAAGTTGTATGCTGACTTGGCGCTGTAAATTCCATCCGTCGTCCACCGCCAAGTGATGTTGTCTTGCTCAGTTGTCAGCTGCACCTCTTGAACTGCGTCCCACAGCTGCACGAAGCTTGCCATTTCATCCACCGTTTGCATTCTCCACAGGCCTCTCGTCCAGTTCTGCTCATGCAACTCCTCCTTGACCGTCCGATTCTTCCTCCAAGCCCACTTGAACAAATCAGGGAAACAATCCATAGGAGCCTCCCCATTCAACCAGGACGATTGCCAGAAAGACGCCGGTTCTCCATTGCCGAGCGTTACCACTGTACTGATTCTAAATAGTTGCTTATCCACTGCGTCCACAGGTGGCTCCGAGCCCACCCAAGGGCGATCAGGTTCTGTCCACTGGTACCAAAGCCACCTTAACCGTAATGCCCGACTGAAGAGATCAAGGTCCAGTATCCCCAGACCACCGAACTTTTTGGGCCGCATTGTTTTGCTCCAGTTGACCAGACAATGAGTGCCATTTGTTTCTGCCACTCCTTTCCACAGGAAACTCCTCCTCAACTTATCTATTTTTTTAATTGCCCATTTTGGCAGCTTGAAAACTGTCAAAAAATAAGTTGGTAAAGAAGAAAGCACTGAGTTGATTAGCCTCAAACCTCAAACGCCCAGCTCTATTCAGCAGATTTCCTTTCCAACTGGCCATTTTGCCTCCCACCTTATCGATCAGTGGCTGAATGTCTACTCTTCTAATTGCCCTGACGTGTAAAGGCAATCCTAAGTACTTGCAAGGAAACTCTTTGATTGGACAGCTGAAAGCCTCCATACTCTGCTGAATTTGCAATCCTTCACAGCGTATTGGGTACACCGCGCTCTTGTCAGTGTTAGTGATCAAGCCAGACGCCATACCAAAAGAAGCCAGTATTCTTGCCACAACCTGCACCTCAGTACCAACCGGGTACAGAAAAATTGCTGCGTCATCCGCAAAGAGACTTGTTCTGATCTTGGCATTGATATTCCCGATTGACGATAATAACCCTTGCTCAGTTGCTAAGTCTAGCATACGCTGTAAAGGTTCCATATAAGATGAACAGCATTGGGGACAAAGGATCCCCCTGACGCAGACCAGTCCTGTGGCTAAACCACTTCCCTCTTATGCCATTCAGCAGCACTGTTGATAAAGATTCGCCCAGTAAAGTTGTGATCCAAACTCCCCAACGGTTCCCAAACCCAAACTGTTGTAGGACCTCCTGCAAATAGTCCCATTTGACCGTATCGAAAGCTTTTGCGATATCAAGCTTCAGGAACAAAGTAGGTTTCCTAACCCTATGCACGGCTCTGATTAGATTCTGCGTATACAAAAAAATTGTCGTGGATACTCCTTTTTCTTATGAAGGCACTCTGTGCACGTGACACCATTCTGTTCAAGTCCCTCGAAAGTCCCACTGCCAACAGCTTGGAGATCAGTTTGGTGACACTGTGAGATAAACTGATCGGCCTGAAATCTCCCACACAAGTTGCATCAGTTTTCTTTGGCAACAGAACAATGCGTGCATTGTTCAGAAGGTTGAAATGCTGATCATGTCTGCTGTAAAAGTAGTTGACAGCTTGTAACACATCCTCTTTGATCACCATCCAACTCGATTTATAGAAAGCCCCAATATAGCCATCTGGCCTGGTGCCTTTTCAGCTGCAATATCCTGCACAACAGCCTTCACTTCATCTTCTGAGAACTCTTCCTCTAGATGTTGCAAGTCAAAACTTGGTAACTGCAAATGATCCCAATCCAAGGTCACCTCCCGGCTGTTATGACTGCCAATCCTGCTGGCAAAATGTTGATACACACAATTGGCCTTTTCCTCATGAGTATGCATCAGCTCTTCTGGTGTTTGTAGCTGCCTTATGAAATTCTATCGTCTTCTTCCATCAGCCTACAGAAAGAACAGCTTGCTGTTCGCTTCACTTGCCCTTATATTGATCAACCTTGACTGCTGTAAGACCCAAATATCTTGCCTTCAAGTCCCTTCTTAACAGGCTCTCTGGAGAACTCAACTGTCTGTGCTCCTGAACTACATCTAGTATAGCAATGAGCTGTCTGGCTGCACACAACAAAAGCTTGCTGTTTCCAATTGTTTTCTTTGCCCACTGTTTTAAGGCTTTAGCTGTTCTAGATAGTTTGATGTGCAGCTTCAAGAAAGGATTGAACACATTCACAGGCTGCTCCCATGCTTGCTGTACACCGTCGAGGTAACCTGGCAGCTTGGGCCAAAATGATTCGAATCTGAACCCTCTGAATGTGCTAACTTCAGTAGCACCCACCAAAAGCAAGGGACTGTGATCTGACACAGTGGACGAGAGGGCATGAAGCATGGAAGCAAGCAACatcagatcccattccacagagcAGAAAGCCTTGTCAATTCTAGTTTGAGTGACCTCACTGGACCAGGTAAATTTCCTTCCCCTCAAGCTGAATTCCTTTAACTCCAAAAAATTGATTGTGCTTCTGAACTCCCCCATCAGTCGTCGATTCAAATTATCATTACTCTTGTCTTCTGCTTGTAGGATGAGGTTGAAATCTCCAATGACAAGCCATTTATCTCCCACTACTGCCTTTATTTCACGCAATTCTCTGAGGAAGTCAATCTTGTCATTGTCACCTTGTGGCCCGTACACTACAGTTAACCACCAGTCAGCCACACACTGTGTAGAAGCAATGCAAACTGTAACTGTGTGCTGGTGATGCTTTGAATGGATGATTGTGTAGTAGTCCTCGTCAACCGCAATTGCAGCTCCCCCTCTAGTACCTTGAGCCGGTAGATACGCGAACTGCTTGCTGAATCTGGGCCCAAGTGTTTCACAGATGTCCTCCGCACTGATCAGCTCCAACTTCGTCTCTTGCAGAGTTGCAATTGTGCACCTGTAGTCTTGTGCAAAATCCTTAACCACCTTCCTTCTTGCTTTGTTGTTCAGCCCCTCACATTCCAATTGAACACTAAACACTTTTGTTCACTCATGGACGACACAGGACAACTCAAGACACACTGCACCCCCCACGAGGGAAGATGAAAGCAAGGAGACTCTCCCTTGGTACAAACAAAGACACGTACCCCAACAAACAACCGCAGCACAAAAACGCACACACGCCCTGAAAGACCACACacgaacacacacacacacacacccgcACACAGAGAATGCGGGTCTCCCCCGCTTAGGCTGATTCCAACGGAGCAGCCATCCGGGCAGGCAAAGCAAAAATGGCTCCCACGCGGGTACTGTAGCGCTCGGATTGGTGTTCCAACGGATCAGCCATTTGAGCCAGCCAAAATAGCGGCGGGAGGGAGAAGCAGCTAAACTGGATGGTACTATAGCGCTAGCGATCGACGCCGCGCCCCTGGGCCCCCTCCCACACCCCCGCCGCGTCCCCTCCCCGCGGCCGCGCACCGGCcccgcccccctccccccccccccccccgcgcgcccctgcccccgcagcccggagcccgccgccgcccgccccccgtcttgccgccggccccgcccctgcccccgccgccttccgcccgccgccgcatcccctccacctccgccgccgccgcgcccgcaccCCCCCCTGCGCCCCTGCCGCCTTGCCGCCAGccccgcccctgcccccgccgccttcCGCCCGCCGTCGCGCccctgcgcccccgccgcccggcccccgcccgaagcccgccgccgccgcgtcccctccacctccgctgcgtcccctccacctccgccgcgtcccctccccgaggcggagctcctcctccgccgccgccgccgcgcccgcaccccccccccgcgcccctgccgccttgccgccggccccgcccctgcccccgccgccttcCGCCCGACGCCGTGGCcctgcgccccccccccccacccccgccgcccggcccccgcccgaagcccgccgccgccacgtcccctccacctccgccgccgccgccagcccgccgccgtcgcgcccctgcgccccccacccccacccccgccgcccggcccccgcccgaagcccgccgccgccgcgtcccctccacctccgccgccgccgccagcccgccgccgtcgcgcccctgcgccccacccccacccccgccgcccggcccccgcccgaagcccgccgccgccgcgtcccctccacctccgccgccgccgcgtccgcaccccccccccccccccccccccccgcgcgcccctgccgccgcgccccctACCCCCGCCTTCCACTTTCCTTTCCGTGGCGCGAACCAGCCTGGCCCCAACGTGTCCAGCTATTTTAGCTGCTCCGTTGGAAACAGCAGCTCCATCGATGGCAATGTAAATTTGACGGGGCAGCCAAACTCCAGGATGGATGGCCCAAATGGCTGCCACCCGTTGGAGTCAGCCTTAGGCCTCAGCATGAAGAACAATGGCACTGAAAGAATCAGTGCCCCCCGCCGGCTGGAGGCCGAACGCCTCCCTATAGCTCGTGACCGTGTCATCCTGGATTGGGTCCACAAACTGTTTTCTGAAAGCTTCCTCCTTTCCCTGATCTGGCGCTTCAGTTTCCTTCAGTATCCCACACTTCTTCATAAGTAGCGCTGTTGCTTGCTGCTCCATGTTGAGCGCCGTCTTTGGTTCGTTTGCAAGGCAGATACTCCTTCTCTCCTTTTGCTCACTTGTGACAATCGCCTCCTTCTCTTTTGGTGCAGGTGTGACAAGCACCGACTGGTTCAGCTTCTTTGTGAAGATCATTTCTTCTCCTGAGTTCACCTGCCCATCCCCACTTCCTGAGACAGGCCGAGAAGGGCTGTTGTCCCCTATTGCTGGGACATCCAACAGCCCATTACCTCCTTCGATGCAAGGGTATCCTCTTTCTTTCCCTGGAAGTTAAGCCCTACAGCGTATCAATTAGgccctgttcgtttcctaccctctaaattttagacccatcacatcaaacagaatcttgtcatttagaagtattaaataaaatctaattacaaaactttttgcacagatgggtgctaattcgcgagacgaatttaatgagcctaattaatccataatttgccacagtgatgctacagtaatcatccgctaatcatggattaatatacctcattagattcgtctcgcgaattaacactggggttctgcaattagttttgtagttagactttatttaatacttctaaatgacaagattctctttgacgtgacccctctaaactttaggccCCAgtaaacgaacacaccctaaccTAGAAATTATCGTACGACATTTAAAGATATCTTTACTGTACACCGTCGAAGTTCCATGAATTTGGAGACTATCTATCAATTCTTTAGGGCTTGGCTACACAGAATGCCTAAGCTACCACTGTAGTGTGTGCACGTCGAGGCAACAACTACAGCTAGTCAGCTATTTTGAAAGATGTAGAGTACTGGTACCGTGGTACGGTGCTACAGGCAATGTTGTTTTTCTAGTCTGGCCACCTAGACCCTGTCTAGCCTCCTTTCACGTCCGTCCACAGTGTGCAACTGTGCACTGTGAAATTCTTCATCCTTGAAAAATTAATTAAGATGGGGGCACCGGCCAGCCATAAATTTGTTGGTGCCGTGTGTTACATAGTCGGTGACATTACCTGATTGCAAATTTTTTCAACCGGAAATACTGTagcgctttcgtttgtatttgacaaattttatctaattatagACTAACTAGGCTAAAAAAATTtatctcgtgatgtacaattaaactgtgcaattagttattgttttacatacatttactgcttcaTGTATGTGtcctaaaattgatgtgatggagagagagtgtaaaaagttgaaATTTAGAGTGGATAAGTGCTCAGTTCGAAGCTCTACCGTCCTCTCATCGACATGACCATAACCATTATCAAAAATATCATGCCTGCGATGAATGAGGTTAGTCCCACTGCTGGCCAGATCGAAATCTTCATAAAAATAGTGATCCCAGCAGCGACGAGAATGACATGCAAGACCAGCACGCAAAGGCTCTACAAAGCAATGAGCAGAACAAGGGGAAAAATTAGTAAAGTGTAAATATATAATGCAGAAAACATTAGCAGACAGAACTGAAAGTAAATTGTTTTGATATGCGATATAGAATTTGAGATACCGCTCTCGAGATCGACAACGGCCGCATGCCTAGGCTGTTTTGGTTTGGCCCTCCCTCCTCCTGCTTCGACGATCGCCGCCATCGTTCTCTCCAAATTTGCTTAGCGATGATCTCCTGGCCTCTATATTCGAACACGTGCAGGGCAAGCTGTTCCAATCGAGGTCTCGATGTGGTGGAGAGGTCTTCCTGGGGCCAAATTTATACGGGGCCCGGATAGCCGCGCCGGACACACGGCGCGGTACAGCGGCGCGCGGCGTTGAACTTCAGGGATCGTGTCGATTCGGAGAACTCTAGCCGTGTCGAGCTCGGCTTCGGCCAGTGCTGCGGCGCACGCATGGTCCGTGCGCGTTAGCTTTCCTAATCGGACACGAACCTCCTCCGTGGCCCCAGCCCAGCAGAGCCTCCATAAATTTGCCCCCCGGGGGAGCTCGCCGCCACAACGTCTTCTTGTGGCCGAGGAGACGAGACCGCCAACAAGCGGAAGGGGATGGAGCTCCATCTGGGGAGAGCCCCGGACATGGAGTTCGATCTCGAGAGCGGCCCTGGGATCAAGGGAGACGAGCCGATCCCGGAGGAAGACGACGCGGTCGACACCGTCACGTGCTGCGCTGTAAGTCGTTTTGTGTTCATGTCACACGCGCCGACCTTCAGCTAATCAGCTCCTGCTGCTTAGCACTCTCAGTCTGTTTGCAGAGAGACAAACATATCCTCATGCACTGTTGGGATTATTATCTTTTTGCAGAACGTCAGCCTGGTAGCTCTGTTTTGCATCCTCCTCGGCGTCGCCGTCTTGGCTTACGCGAATCTGCCATTTAGGCCGGCACTGGCGCTGACCGCCGTCGCGGTGACGATCTGCTTGGTGCTGATGCTTGCGATCACAGCGGCGAGAGACAGATACATTGGCAAGCGCATGGCGGACAATCTCGGAGCCCAGAACTAGACGGTGGCAATGGTGTATGTGTAGACTGTAATGTCACGTTGTATCAAAGAGAATGGCACCATTAAACCTAACACTAGCATTATGGTGCCTCAGGTAGTTCTGCCAAAGTGCGTCCACAAACATTCAACATATGCTAGCACCAGACTTAGTTCTGCCTAGATCGATTGTATtatttttttctctctcaaaaTCTTCCATCCCCTTTTAAGGGTCCTACTTCGTATATTCATCTGCTACGGCATACGAGTACACGCTCGTGTTCAGCTTCAGCGAACCAGCACCGTCAGATGAAGCCTGAACCGCCGGGATGGAAAGCAAGCAGGCGCCGGGCCGGGCGCTGCACTGTGCGGGCCGCGGCCGAACATGTGCCGTGCCGGTTGAGCTAGCCAAGCCCATGTCGCGCCGTATAAAAGCCTGCAccgccgggcgccggcgccgccccaaCGGTCGGATTACCAAGCGGTTCGAATTTCGAAAAGCTCGATCCCGTCCCCACACCCAACCTCTCCATCTCTCCGGCTCACCGCCTTCCACAATCCACACCGCCGCTTGGCATCGAATCGACCACACCACGACGCGCGCCGCGCCATGGATTTCCCAAAGCGAGAGGGAGCTCTTCCGCCAGGTGAGGGCCCGGCCGGATCTGACCCATCACCCCTCTAATTCGCTGCCGTTCTTTGCTGAGTTGAGTTCCCTTTGGGGTTTTTTTTACCTCGCGCAGGTGCTCCGCGGAGGAGCCCCAAGGCGATGAGGCCCGGAGCGGCGGCCACGGAGGCCGACGAGAACGCGAGCCCCAAGCGTCCCGTGCCGGCGTGGGCCGCGTCGCCGCAGAGGAAGAAGGTGCTAGGCGAGCGGAACGACGGCGGCATGGAGGCCGCGGCGTCGCCGCCACTGCTGCAGCCGAAGCCCGCTGCTAGCCCGCCCACGCTCacggggcgcggcgcgggggcgtACGACCCGAAGACGAACTACACCACGCCGCGGCCGGAGTTCCTGCGCTACGaccccgagcgccgccgcgagaTCCTCCTCCGGGTGGCTCGTGCGGCGGAGGTGGAGTACGACgactgctccagcgccgcctcgGGCTCCGCGGCCTCGGAGGACGACGGTGGTTCCGTCGCctcggacgcggcggcggcggcgtccccgGTCTCGTCTGCGCGATGGAGCGACTCTGAGGCCGAGCTCGACGAcagcgacgaggaggaggaggaggaggtggcccCACCGCGTCGGGGCCGGTGGGCGCGGCGGCTATTTCTTCTGCTCGTCGCGGTGGCCTGCTCGTTCTGCTACATGTCCGGTATGAATCCAGCTGCCTCCTCTGTTTGTCTAGAAGATGGGTTCGATTTCATGGGACCGATTGGGGGCACGTGCGATGCTGGTGAACAGGAGGTAGATTCCCTGAGTTTGTTAGGGGCAGTTTATATGATGGGTCCGGAGGACGTGCTGGAAGAAACTAGAAATCAATTTGTGCACGGGGACACTGAGGGTGTGGTTCATCTTTATGATCAGAGAGCTTCTCCAAAAAATCTGGTGGCAGCTACTATGATGGGAATAGCTGATATGTGCATTAATGCTCCATTGGGAGAATTGACATGCCAAATTGGGGTTGAAAGCAGTGAGAATGTGGCTGATTCGAATGAAGATTCTGAAGTAGATGAGCACAAGCCAGAAGTGGCAATCGAGTCATTCAAGAAGAATGAGCAAAGCTGTGAAGTTAGTGACTTGGGTGGAAACATCTCATCAGATTCCATTGGTTCCAGCTCCACCCACACTGCTGACATGGAAGAGAGCAGTTCAGGATTAGACCAtcaagaggaaggggaggatCATTCTAATCAATCTGTGATGCAGTTGGTTTCCACAGAGAAGGCAATGGAATCATCAAGTGCCAAGCTGAATTACAGGAGTAGTTTGGAAAGCCAGGAGTTGAATCTTGACACTGAGCTATGGCAGTATGAAAACACAGCAGAAGCTGCAAAAGCAATATGCTCTACTGCAAAATTTCTGTGGTCTGCTATGGAACCTCACTTGCTGCAGATATTGGCATGCTTCTCTGTTGCAGGTTTTGTGGCTGTAATGTTCAGGTACTTTCAAAGATCAAGAAAGATGGTTGCACCTGCGTCACAACATATGCCTTCAAAGTCACCTGCAGAAGTGCCAGCGTTAGTACCCCATCATACTGTGCAGTTGCCAGTAGTGCCTCCTTCACCTCAGGCTGTGCAGCTGCCTGTGTACTCTTTACAGGAACCTACACAACTGACAGTTCCAAAACAAGGCCTGTCTGGCAGCTTGGAGGTTCCTATGGAGTTGCCATTGCCCAAGCCAGATCCATTCGTCAGCCTTAAGGTTCCTGTGGATCATGGGAACCGTGATCAGAAACTTCAACAACGAGATGCTAACAATACCATGGCTTCAAATGGTGACCTTCTGAAACACAGAGATGTTGACAGCTCCAAGCCTCCAGTTGTCGAACTACTTGGAGAGTTCACATTTGCAGACAGCTCAAGAGGGAGGGCTATCAAGAGCTTGAATCAGTATGCTGGAGGTGCTGCAATTCAGGAATTGCCAGAAAAGGATGTGGACAAGATGCAGATGAATTCAAGCATCAGTCAGACCCATAGTGTTCAAAGAGGAAGAAAAGAGGCAAGTCCAATCCTTCCTAGTTTCATCTGTGTAGTATATTCAGCACTCTAGTTGTGGAAGAATGTGGTTGCATAGTATGAGAAATGTTTCATCCAGAAAAAATGCAACGGATCTCAATACTCGTGCACTCTAGTTACCTAGAAGTTCTTAGTAAATTTATTGATGATTGTTTTTAGATGAATTAGGTGatgagttttttttttgcaataAATCTATACTAACCTGTGCTTTTATTACTTTATGCTAAATTTTCTGTGGGGTTGTGGGGGTCACATTACTGGTGACTATTTCTCCAAGCATAGATTAACAGTGACAAGCATCCATTTGTATTAGTACTCCTTTTAGTTTCCATGGAACAGTTTCAGTTCACATCCATTTGTCATAAATAAACCGACAGGTAGTTTTACCATTGTTGCTCTTGCTCTCATGATCTGTGTCCACTACACCATAAAACTATGCATTTGGAAATTTATGTATTAACATCTATATGTTCTAGATATTTTTTATATCATAATATATGTACAAAGCAGAAGAGACGAAGAGAGATCAAGTCAAGAAGAGTTATGTATTTGCATTCACAACTTGTTAAGCAGCGAGCTGTCCACTTAGTTATCATTTTCTTCAACAGGAGAACTCTGTAAGAAGAGAGAAGACGGATGTGACACCAGCTCCACTGACGCCGACTCCATTAAGACGTTCAAGCCGCCTCCGCAGCAAGGTGACTACACCTTGAGCAAGACCGCCTCCATTGACGCATGCTCGTAGACTACGGATGCTGGATCCTTATGTGCTGTGGTTGAAAGCCGTGGGGGACAACACCTAGCTGTTACCCAAGAACGCAGGCTTGGCTGCTGCACTTCAGGAGCTGGGACAGTCTGTCAGTGTTACCTGAAAAAAGCAGCGGTGTTCTGTAACCGTGTGAAATCTGTATCGACTTCCTTTAATGCTCATGCGCTTGTGTTCCCTCGTACTGATGGCTACACTGTAATGAACAAATCGGTGGAATTCGAGTTCATCCAAAGTTCTAAATCTCTGGAATTTTAGCTGCTGATTTGTTGTACGCACACTGCCGCCGACTGAAACGAGGCTGTCGTTGTGGTAGTATGATGCCACGGTTGAGACATTGCAAGAGTTGATGCATCGGCCGGCCGTGGATGGTGACTAGTTGGAATATTAGAGCCAAGTATATTGCTACACGTCAGCTTCAGCAGTTCTATAGGTTGTCTCGGGTAAGTAGACGTAGGATTTTTATTAGGTGAtggagaaagaagaagaagagagaacAACGTGGTTGTTTTGCGAGACAATCGCCAAATAGGTTAAAATTTAGGATTATAAGATCACTTTCTCACCATTATATAGGTTCTTATTGCCATGCAACTCACAATATTTTCTTTTTTATGCACaaattataaaattatatatttactATAAAATAACAACTTATTATTTGCATTATCTGTTACGTTATCTCAAGATGACGTGGCAATGCATGACCATCTATTATATCAATTTACTTTCGCTTGCATGTGTATACGATGTTTCGGCTGCAATAAAACCCGACGCGGCCAGCCAATCCCATTTCCCGTTCCAGTAATTCCATGTTTACACTCTTTGTACGATGTTTCACGATCGTGGAACGCATGTAATCTGTACGGAGTATATAGGATCATCGTCCGATCGCAGACGTCTTTGGCCACCAGCCTGAGGCAAAGCCAACCCGGCGAAGGCAGCCATGCAAGCTCGCGGAGTCCGCCTTCTCCACGCGCGGTGCTAGGCCACCTCGCCTCAGCTCCCGGGACGGCTGCAGCGCCAACCTGGCCGTGTCTCCCTCCACGCGGCGCTGGCGCGCGGGGTGCCACGCCCGACGATATCGCCGGCTTCCTCGGCCCCGCCGGCGGCAGCGCCCACGCCGCGCTCGCGTCGTACGTCGCGATACGCGCCCCTCGCCGACGTCGGCGAATGTGGGCTCACGGTGGGGGTTTGCCAGGGTCGACGCCGAGTCGCGCCAGGCCTTCTTCAAACCCATGGTTTGCTGGAATTCCTCCTTCGTTTGGCAACTGAGAATAGGAAGAGTCACGTGAATCAGTGGTGGAAGTTGATGGAGGAAATTTATTTTTTATTCCAATCTCTTGTTTGATTCGTGGATACGTGGGTTTTGATGTGAGAAATTATATCATAAGTTATGATGAACAGTTAAGATCATTCATTTTTATCTTAAACCAGAATTCCCTCCCAATTCCCATCCCTCCCCATGAAAAGAGATCGGTAGGAATTGAGTCTCTAAACTTGCTTTTACTTCCGTTCCTCGAAACAAATAAGAGAATTTAATCTCATACCTTTGAATTTCTATTCCCTTCACCAATAAACCCCAACCAAACAGGTGTACCCATGGATTTGGAAAACCAACTCTCATATAGCGAGCCGTCCCGTCGGCCCCCTATCTGATTGAGACTTGTGCGATTTGGGCGCAATGCCCTTGCCATCTACGGGAAAGAGTACAAAATCTCCAGGGCAAGGAAGGGTTGGCGGACTTATAAAATCTGGGTTGCCAGAGGACATTACTCAATCTTGCCTTTGCTGCTGGACACCTTTTAAGTGTGCATCTTTGCCAATGGACACCGTAGTGATTATAATATTCATTTTAAGAAAAATGGAGGGAGAAAAGTTTCTAAATACCCAAATTACCCCTTGTTCATAACCCGCTCGACCTCAGGGCCACCCATCCCCAGGGCGCCGCCACCGAACCGTCCCCCCCACCCGCGGGCCCCACGACGAGGAGCCCCCcgcccgccccgcgcgcgctctaagcaggggcgccgccgcgggtcacccccccccccgcgcgcgcgctcggcGAAGCAAGCACAGGggcaccgccaccgcccccccccccccgccccgcccACGGCGAAGCAAgccggggcgccgccgccgccccccaccccccgccccccagcgcgcgctcgccgccccctcccccgcgcgagcaggggcgccgccaccgcgccccccccccccgccccgcccgcggCGAAGCAAGCcggggcgccgccgccaccccccacctcccccccccccgcgcgacGCTCGCCGGCCCCCCCCAGAAGCATTGTCAAGGCATTGTCAAGGGTATTTTGGTCAGATTACTTATTTTCTCTATCCTTCCAACCAGGAAATTGATATTATAATCACTGCGGTGTCCATTGGCAAAGATGCACACTTAAAAGGTGTCCAGTAGCAAAGGCAAGATTGAGTAATGTCCTATGGCAAAAAATGATATTGTAGAGTGTCCAGGAGCAAAATTGCCCAAAATCTGGATGGGCGGATGAATCGAGACGTGCCATCGCGACCGCCCTTTCACGATGCCGCCAATCTGGCCAGcccccacgccgcgccgccgtccatgGAGCACGCGGAGGCCGCCTTCTCCGTGCCCGCGCTCC
Protein-coding sequences here:
- the LOC112894688 gene encoding uncharacterized protein LOC112894688, whose amino-acid sequence is MDFPKREGALPPGAPRRSPKAMRPGAAATEADENASPKRPVPAWAASPQRKKVLGERNDGGMEAAASPPLLQPKPAASPPTLTGRGAGAYDPKTNYTTPRPEFLRYDPERRREILLRVARAAEVEYDDCSSAASGSAASEDDGGSVASDAAAAASPVSSARWSDSEAELDDSDEEEEEEVAPPRRGRWARRLFLLLVAVACSFCYMSGMNPAASSVCLEDGFDFMGPIGGTCDAGEQEVDSLSLLGAVYMMGPEDVLEETRNQFVHGDTEGVVHLYDQRASPKNLVAATMMGIADMCINAPLGELTCQIGVESSENVADSNEDSEVDEHKPEVAIESFKKNEQSCEVSDLGGNISSDSIGSSSTHTADMEESSSGLDHQEEGEDHSNQSVMQLVSTEKAMESSSAKLNYRSSLESQELNLDTELWQYENTAEAAKAICSTAKFLWSAMEPHLLQILACFSVAGFVAVMFRYFQRSRKMVAPASQHMPSKSPAEVPALVPHHTVQLPVVPPSPQAVQLPVYSLQEPTQLTVPKQGLSGSLEVPMELPLPKPDPFVSLKVPVDHGNRDQKLQQRDANNTMASNGDLLKHRDVDSSKPPVVELLGEFTFADSSRGRAIKSLNQYAGGAAIQELPEKDVDKMQMNSSISQTHSVQRGRKEENSVRREKTDVTPAPLTPTPLRRSSRLRSKVTTP